A single window of Fischerella sp. PCC 9605 DNA harbors:
- the rplV gene encoding 50S ribosomal protein L22, whose translation MAIDTTNEVKAIARYIRMSPYKVRRVLDQIRGRSYREALIILEFMPYRACEPVLKVLRSAAANAEHNAGFDRADLVITKAFADQGPVLKRFQPRAQGRAYQIRKPTCHITVAVAPGAAAE comes from the coding sequence ATGGCTATTGATACTACTAATGAAGTAAAAGCGATCGCCCGTTATATACGCATGTCTCCCTACAAAGTGCGGCGGGTACTCGATCAAATTCGCGGGCGGTCTTACCGAGAAGCACTCATTATTCTGGAATTCATGCCCTACCGCGCCTGCGAACCAGTGTTGAAGGTTCTCAGAAGCGCTGCTGCCAATGCTGAGCATAATGCCGGATTTGATCGTGCTGACCTAGTTATTACTAAGGCCTTTGCAGATCAAGGTCCGGTACTAAAAAGGTTTCAACCAAGGGCGCAAGGTCGAGCGTACCAGATTCGCAAACCAACGTGTCATATCACTGTCGCTGTAGCTCCTGGAGCTGCGGCTGAATAA
- the rpsS gene encoding 30S ribosomal protein S19, which produces MGRSLKKGPFVADHLLRKIEKLNDSNRKEVIKTWSRASTILPEMVGHTIAVHNGRQHVPIYVSDQMVGHKLGEFAPTRTFRGHAKDKKAGR; this is translated from the coding sequence ATGGGTCGTTCTCTCAAAAAAGGTCCTTTCGTAGCAGATCATTTGCTACGCAAAATTGAAAAGCTCAACGATAGTAACAGAAAAGAAGTCATCAAAACTTGGTCACGAGCTTCGACAATTCTGCCCGAAATGGTCGGTCATACCATAGCTGTTCACAACGGACGGCAACACGTACCTATTTACGTCAGCGATCAAATGGTAGGACACAAGCTGGGCGAATTTGCTCCTACACGCACCTTTAGAGGTCACGCCAAGGATAAAAAAGCAGGGAGATAG